From the genome of Antennarius striatus isolate MH-2024 chromosome 19, ASM4005453v1, whole genome shotgun sequence, one region includes:
- the gja1b gene encoding gap junction alpha-1 protein, with protein sequence MGDWSALGRLLDKVQAYSTAGGKVWLSVLFIFRILVLGTAVESAWGDEQSAFKCNTQQPGCENVCYDKSFPISHVRFWVLQIIFVSTPTLLYLAHVFYLNRKEQKFNRKEEELKAVQNDGGDVDIPLRKIEMKKLKYGIEEHGKVKMKGALLRTYIVSIFFKSMFEVGFLVIQWYMYGFSLAAVYTCERSPCPHRVDCFLSRPTEKTVFIIFMLVVSLVSLLLNVIELFYVFFKRIKDRVKGKQQPTLYPSGGTLSPTPKDLSTAKYTYYNGCSSPTAPLSPMSPPGYKLATGERGTGSCRNYNKQANEQNWANYSTEQNRLGHTGAGSTISNSHAQAFDFPDDTQEHKKLSPAGHELQPLTLGDARPCSRASSRMSSRARPDDLDV encoded by the coding sequence ATGGGTGACTGGAGCGCTCTGGGACGTCTCCTGGACAAGGTCCAGGCCTACTCCACTGCGGGGGGGAAGGTGTGGCTGTCGGTGCTCTTCATCTTCAGGATCCTGGTCCTGGGCACCGCTGTGGAGTCAGCCTGGGGAGATGAACAGTCTGCCTTCAAGTGTAACACCCAGCAGCCTGGCTGTGAGAACGTCTGCTACGACAAGTCCTTCCCCATCTCCCACGTTCGCTTCTGGGTCCTCCAGATTATCTTTGTGTCAACACCGACATTACTCTATCTGGctcatgtgttttatttgaacaGGAAGGAACAAAAGTTCaacaggaaagaggaggagcttAAAGCGGTACAAAATGACGGTGGTGATGTCGACATCCCACTACGGAAAATTGAGATGAAGAAGCTGAAATACGGCATTGAGGAACACGGTAAAGTGAAGATGAAGGGGGCCCTGCTCAGAACCTACATAGTCAGCATTTTCTTTAAGTCCATGTTCGAGGTGGGCTTCCTGGTCATCCAGTGGTACATGTACGGCTTCAGCCTGGCCGCCGTCTACACCTGTGAGAGGTCCCCGTGTCCACACCGGGTGGACTGTTTCCTGTCTCGCCCCACAGAGAAGAccgtcttcatcatcttcatgcTGGTGGTCTCTCTGGTGTCCCTGTTGCTCAACGTCATCGAACTCTTCTACGTGTTCTTCAAGCGGATCAAAGACCGGGTCAAGGGCAAACAGCAGCCCACACTCTACCCCAGTGGGGGTACCCTGAGCCCCACCCCCAAAGACCTGTCCACTGCTAAGTACACCTACTACAATGGCTGTTCCTCCCCAACTGCCCCACTCTCACCCATGTCACCCCCAGGCTACAAGCTGGCCACTGGGGAGCGGGGTACCGGTTCCTGTCGTAACTACAACAAGCAGGCCAACGAGCAGAACTGGGCCAACTACTCCACCGAGCAGAACCGTCTGGGCCACACGGGGGCAGGAAGCACCATCTCAAACTCCCACGCTCAGGCCTTCGACTTCCCCGACGACACCCAGGAGCACAAGAAGCTGTCGCCGGCCGGACACGAGCTGCAGCCGCTCACGCTGGGGGACGCCAGGCCCTGCAGCCGAGCCAGCAGCAGGATGAGCAGCCGAGCCAGACCGGACGACCTGGACGTGTGA
- the LOC137613500 gene encoding gap junction Cx32.2 protein-like, with translation MGDWSYLFSLLDKVQSYSTVVGKIWMSVLFLFRIFVLGAAADKVWGDEVSEFHCDTLEPGCEHACYNWMFPMSFIHYWVLQIIFVSTPALVYLGHAVHTVHKEKRMINDITDGDISGMRKPRYVDERGKVKVKGILFCTYMTQLVFKILLEVGFSMGQFYIFGTVFMVPYFHCTMSPPCARFTGAQCYVSRPTEKTVFIIFMVVASGLSVLLNVLEIIYLLCSRRRKRRKRLEAQPPALLL, from the coding sequence ATGGGTGACTGGTCTTACCTGTTCTCACTGCTGGACAAGGTCCAGTCTTACTCTACTGTAGTTGGGAAGATCTGGATGAGTgtcctcttcctgttcaggatCTTTGTTCTGGGTGCTGCTGCAGACAAAGTCTGGGGAGATGAAGTGTCTGAGTTCCACTGTGACACCCTGGAACCAGGATGTGAACACGCCTGCTACAACTGGATGTTTCCAATGTCATTCATCCATTATTGGGTGCTGCAGATTATCTTTGTGTCTACACCTGCCCTGGTCTACCTGGGTCATGCTGTCCACACTGTCCACAAGGAGAAAAGAATGAttaatgacatcactgatggGGACATCAGTGGAATGAGGAAACCCAGGTATGTTGATGAAAGAGGGAAGGTGAAGGTGAAAGGCATTCTTTTTTGCACTTACATGACCCAGCTGGTCTTCAAGATTCTCCTAGAGGTTGGATTCTCCATGGGCCAGTTTTACATCTTTGGTACAGTTTTCATGGTCCCCTACTTCCACTGCACTATGTCTCCACCTTGTGCCCGTTTCACTGGTGCCCAGTGTTACGTCTCTCGTCCCACAGAGAAGActgttttcatcatcttcatggTTGTTGCTTCAGGCCTGTCAGTGCTTCTAAATGTCTTGGAGATAATCTACCTGCTGTGTAGCAGAAGGAGGAAACGTCGGAAAAGGCTTGAAGCTCAGCCGCCTGCACTCTTACTATAG